GCTCACGGCCGCGGCCACGCGCGCGCGCGCGCGATGTGGGGTCAGCACCCACTCCTCGCCCACGAGTCGCTCGTCCTGCGAGAAGTGGCGCTTGAAGTCGGAGATCCCGGCGAGGGGATCCGATCCCGGGGTGCCGTCCGTGACGCCCGCGAAGTCGAACCAGCGCGCGCCGTTCGTCTTCGCCCATATGACCAGGTCCCAGAGGAGCGCGTACGCGAGCGGAGCGTTCACGTCCGCGCGCCGCGTCGATCCGCCCGCGTCGTAGTGCGCGTACTCGCCGTGGTGGCATCCCCACGAGAACGCCAGCAGGTCCCCTGGGTCGCGGCTGCCGGCGACGAACATGCCGATGAGGCGCGAGCGGCCCGGGTGGCCCCGGCACAGCTCGATGATCGCCGACCAGTCCATGGGGGACGCATGGCCTCCCGTGCGCGCCATGGTCTCCCGCACCAGCGCGTCGAGCCGTGTGCCGTACGCCGGATCGTCGATCTCGCGCAACTCCAGCCCGCGCCGCGTCGGCAGACGGATCTTGCGGCGCGTGTTTTCCGGCAGCGCCGCGAACAGCGACGCGGTGTCGCCGGTCGTTAGGCCGAGCGTGATCGTGCGGCGATAGATACGTTCGTGGACGTTCCGACGTCGGAAGCCGAGGGCGGCGAGCGCCGCGCCGATGGCGCGGCGGCGCTGCTCGTCCGGCGTCACCACCGTCGTCTCCACCATGAGCACGCGAGGCTGACGCCGCGCCGCCAAGGCGATGGCGTCGATCGCGCGGACGAGCGAGGCGATCGGCACGTCGAGCCCGAGCCGCTCCACCCGCCAGATCTCGTGTCCCGGCAGCGCGCGGCTCGACGACGCCGTGATTGCGACGCCGACGCTCGGCGCGCCGTCGGCGTCGCGCACCGCCACGAGCTGCGCACGCCGCGCGGCGAGAAGTTCGCTCCACGCCAGACGACTCGAGAGCGCGAGCGGCACGCCAGCGCGATCCAGCTCGCCCTCGAACGCGGACCAGCGCGGATCGTCGACAGCGAGCAGCTCGACGGGCGGCACCGCGGCGGTACCACGCGCGGTCGGGTCCGTGCGGCGCGATCGCTGCTCGGAGTGCGCGACTGACGCCTGCGGTCCGTTCGTCATGCTGGCGCGCTGATCTGCATCGCGCCGAACCCGGTGACGACGCGGACCATCCCGGGCACGCTGTATTGCTCGGGGAACCGCGGCACACGCCACCGCGCCGCGGAGTCGTCGGATCGCAGGTAGTCGGCGGTGACGTAGCCGGGATGTGTCGCGAAGGACGCGCGAATCCCCGCTGTGGCGAGCAACTTCATTTCGCGCGCACCGTAGTCGGCCGGTTGACCGTTCGGGTAGGCGAACATGTCGATCGGGCCCGCGCACTGCTCGCGCAGCCGCTGCAAGGAGTCGCGGATCTCACGCTCGGCCTGCGTGTCGTCGCAGCGCGCGAGCACCGGGTGCGTCACCGTGTGTCCGCCGATCGTGACGCCGGCCCGCTCGCACGCGCGCACTTGCTCCCAGGTCATGCTCGCGTACATCGCGGGCGCCGTCTCGGGGAGCGCGACGCCCAGCTCGGCGGCGAGGCGCGCCGTCACGGACAGACGCTCCTCCGTGCTCAGGCTCTTCAGCCGGGCGCAGACGGCGGCCACGACGGCCTCCCGCTCGTGGGCGTCCGCCCATTGCGCATTAAGGGGCCCTTCCTTGGTCGCCACCGCGACACGTGCTGCGCGCGTACGCTCGAAGAGGTACTCCACCTGGTCCCACCAGAACCAGCACGCGCGGTCGACAGCGCCGGAGGTGACGAACACCGTGCACGGTGCCTCGTAGCGCGCGAAGAGCGGTAGCGCCACCTCGGCAAAGTCGGCGTAGCCGTCGTCGACGGTGAACGCGACCCAGCCGCCGACGCGATCCCCGCGCTCAACCGCGTCCAGGAGCGTCGAGAGCGACACCAGCCGATAGCCGCCACGCCGCAGCGCATCCAGTGTGTCCTCGACGAGCAACGCGGGCGCGCCGCGCCCCCCGTTCGATTCGCTCGCGAAGCGGTGGAGCATGAACACGGTCGCGCGGCCGCGCGTCGCGAGCCGCAGGAGCCGCCCGACCGGCGTCGACGTGGCGGCCCGCCGGAGGAGTGCCTTCGTAGCGCGCATCACGTGATGCTAATAGGACGCGGCGACGTCGGCACCGGCGGCGCGCGGGGCCGTGACGTCTTCGAAGACGTCGAGCGCGAGCTCCACCTTCCCGAACGGCGCCGAGACCTGCACCCCCTGCACCTCGGGGCGCACCGCCTCCAGCATCTCGCGCGCGATCGCGATCCCCTCCGCGACCGCGTGCTCCTTCGAGCGCTCGTTCGCCGCGCGCATCCGCTTCAGTACCGCGTCCGGCACCGTCACGCCCGGCACCTCGTTCGCCAGGAACTCCGCGTTGCGCGCCGAGACGAGCGGCCAGATCCCGGCGATCACCGGGATGCGCACGTCCTCGATCGTGCGCAGGAACCGCTCGAGCTGCGCCGCGTCGAACACCGGCTGCGTGATGGCGTACTCCGCGCCGGCCTCCACCTTCCACGCGAAGCGCTGGCGCTCGTGCGCGGGATCGATCGCCGCCGGGTTCACGCCGACGCCGATCGCGAACCGCGTCGGCGCGCCGATCTCGTTCATCCCCGGGTCCAGCCCGCGGTTCAGGTTGCGCACGAGGTTCGTGAGCCCGATCGCGTCGATGTCGAACACCGCGGTCGCGTCGGGGTAGGGGCCCATCTTCGGCGGGTCGCCGGTGATGAGCAGCAGGTTGCGGAGGCCGAGCGCCGAGGCGCCTAACAGGTCGCTCAGCATGCCTAACAGATTGCGGTCGCGGCAGGCGTAGTGCGTCACGCTCTCGATGCCCACCTGCTGCTCGAGCAGGAGGCTCGTCGCGATGGCGCCCATGCGGCTCTGCGCGCGCGGCCCGTCGGGCACGTTGATCGCGTCCACGCCGGCGGCGTGCAGCGTCGCCGCGTCGCGCAGCAGCTTCGCCGTGTCGACGCCGCGCGGCGGCACGATCTCCACGCTCGTCACGAACTCGCCGCGCGCGATCTTCCCCGAGAACCGCGACCGATCGGCGAACGGGACGGGCTCTTTCGCCCGCGGGACTCGGGACTCGGGACTCGGGACTCGGTTGTCGTTCACGAGTCCCGAGTCCCGAGTCCCGAGTCCCGACTCGACGTGCACCATGGCGCGCTCCACGCGGAGCGCCGAGCACATCGCCTTGATGTGGTCGGGCGTCGTGCCGCAGCACCCGCCGACGACCTTCGCTCCCGCCTGCACGAGGTGCCGCGCGTACGTCGCGAAGTACTCCGCGCTCGCCATGTAGATGCGTCGGCCGCCCACCTCGCGCGGCATGCCGGCGTTCGGCATCGCGCTCAGCTTGCGCCGCGTCACCCCCGCCATGCGCTCGATCCCCTCGAGGATCGCCTGCGGCCCCACCGAGCAATTGAGACCGACGATGTCGGCGCCCCAGTGGTCGAGCGCGCGCGCAGCGTCTTCCGGCGACGCGCCGTACGGCGTGCGCAGGTCGGTGCCGACGGTGACGTGGGCGATCACCGGCACCGTCGCATCGACGTCGCGCGCCGCGGCGATCGCCTGCTCGAGCTCCAGCAGGTCGACGAACGTCTCGAACAGGAACACGTCGCACCCACCGGCGCGGAGCGCCGCGAGCTGCTCGCGGAACATCTCCCGCGCCTCGTCGCGCGACGTCGGGCCGTACGGCTCGATGCGCACGCCTAACGGACCGACCGCGCCGGCGACGAGCACCGGGTGCTGTCGCCGTCCGCTCACCGGGCGGGCCGCGTCGGCGGCCTCGCGCGCCAGCTCCGCCGCCCGGCGGTTGATCGCCTCCACCTGGGTCTCGAGCCCGTACGCGACGAGCTTCGCGCGGTTGGCGCCGAAGCTGTTCGTCTCCAGCACCTCCGCGCCGGCCGCGGCGTACGTGTGGTGCACGTCGCGCACGAGGTCCGGCGCGCGCAGGCACAGCTCGTCGTAGCACTGGTTGATGAAGATGCCGCGCGCGTACAGCTCGGTCCCCATGGCCCCGTCGAACAGCACGATCTCGGCGGGATCGAGCAGTCGCTGGACGGCGGCCTGGCGGTCGGGGGGGGAGGCGGTCACGATCGGTGTCGGCGAGGGAAGCGGGGGTAGCGAGATGTGCGAGATATAAATATATCCTTATACTTCACGCGTCGAGCCCGGACCTGCCACCACCCCAACCTACGGAGGCGCCGACATCGTGGACATCGTGCTCGCTGCCCTCCGAGCCGCCGGGGAACGTACCCGCCTCCGACTCCTCGCCCTCCTCGGCCGCGGGGAGCTCACCGTCGGCGAGCTCGCTGCGGTCCTCGGCCAGAGCCAGCCCCGCGTCTCACGCCACCTCAAGCTGCTCTGCGACGCCGGGATCCTCGACCGCTACCCCGAGGGGACCTCCGTCTTCTATAGACTGGCCGACCGCGGCGACCCGGCCGCCATCGCCCGCGCCGCGCTCGAGAAGCTCGCCGACGATGATCCCGTCCTCGTCGCCGACCGCGCCCGCCTCGACGCCGTGCGCCGGACCCGCGCTGCCGCGGCCGACGCCTACTTCCGCGCCGCCGCCGCCGACTGGGACCGCACCCGCTCCCTGTACGCCGACGAGCGCGAGGTCGAGCGGGTGATGCTGGACGTCCTCGGGCCCGGCCCGCTCGGCGAGGTGCTCGACGTCGGCACGGGGACCGGGCGCATCCTCGAGCTGCTCGCGCCGAGCGCGCGCCGCGCCGTCGGCGTCGATCTCAGCACCGCGATGCTCGGCGTCGCCCGCGCCACCGTCGACGCGGCGTCGCGACCCAACGTCCAGGTGCGGCACGCGGATATGTACCACCTGCCGTTCGCGCCGCGCGCGTTCGACCTCGTCGTGTTCCACCAGGTGCTGCACTACGCCGACGATCCGGCGTCCGCGGTGGCCGAGGCCGCGCGCGTGCTGCGCCCCGGCGGCCGCGTCCTCGTCGTCGACTTCGCGCCGCACGACCTCGAGTTCCTCCGCGCCGAGCACGCGCACCGGCGGCTCGGCTTCAGCGACCGCGAGGTCGCGAGCTGGTTCCGCGCCGTGGGCCTCGGCTGCGCGGAGCCGCGCGTCGTCCCCGGCCAGCCGCTCGACGTCGTCGTGTGGGTTGCCGCGCGTACGCCGGGTGCCGTTAGGCCTCTCGACGTCTCACGCGGAGACGCGCCGGACGCGGAGAATGCCTCTCTGGTCTCCTCCGCGTTCTCCGCGTCTCCGCGTGAATCTGCTTCGCCAAAGTGAACCGTTAGGACCGTGACCACAGCCATCGCCCCCCCCTCGCCCCTGACCCGCGCCGAGCGCCTCGCCCGTCTCGAGCCGCTGCTCGCGCGACGCATCCTCGTGCTCGACGGCGCGATGGGCACCATGATCCAGCGCCATCGACTGCAGGAGGCCGACTACCGCGGCATCGGCGGCCCGGCGGGCGATCGGTTCGCCGACTGGCCCGTGGACCTGAAGGGGAACAACGACCTCCTCGTCGTCACGCGTCCCGACGTCATCGCCGGCATCCACCGCGAGTACCTCGACGCGGGCGCCGACATCCTCGAGACGAACACGTTCAACTCCACCGCGGTCGCGATGGCGGACTACCGCATGTCGCACCTCGCCTACGAGCTGAACGTCGCCGGTGCTCGGCTCGCGCGGTCCGTCGCCGACGAGTTCGAGGCCGCGGATCCGGATCGCCCGCGCTTCGTCGCCGGCGTGTTGGGCCCGCTCAACCGCACCGCGTCCATCTCGCCGGACGTGAACGACCCGAGCTTCCGCAGCATCGACTTCGACGACCTCGTCGCCGCGTACACCGAGGCGACGAATGGGCTGCTCGACGGCGGTGCGGATCTGCTGCTCGTCGAGACGATCTTCGACACGCTGAACGCGAAGGGCGCGCTGTTCGCCATCGAGCAGGTGTTCGCCGCGCGCGGCGAGCGGGTGCCGGTCATGATCTCCGGCACCATCACCGACCAGAGCGGCCGCACGCTCACCGGGCAGACCGCCGAGGCCTTCTGGTACTCGATGATGCACGCGCGTCCGTTCAGCATCGGCTTCAACTGCGCCCTCGGCGCGAAGGATCTGCGCCGCCACGTGCAAGACGTCGCGCGCCTCGCGCCGTGCTGGGTCTCCGCGCACCCGAACGCCGGGCTGCCTAACGAGTTCGGCGGCTACGACGAGAGCCCGGAAGCCATGGCGAGCGTGCTGCGCGAGTTCGCCGAGAGCGGTCTCGTGAACATCGTCGGCGGCTGCTGCGGCACCACGCCGGATCACATCCGGGCGATCGCCGAGGCGCTGCGCGACCTCAAGCCGCGCGCGCGTCCCGAGATCGAGCCGCGGCTGCGCCTCTCCGGTCTCGAGCCGGTCGTCGTCGGCCCCGACACGAACTTCGTGAACATCGGCGAGCGCACGAACGTCACCGGTTCGCGGCAGTTCGCGAAGCTGATCCTCGCCGGCAACTACGATCAGGCGCTCGTCGTCGCGCGCCAGCAGGTGGAGAACGGCGCCCAGCTCCTCGACGTCAACATGGACGAGGGGATGCTCGACGCCGAGGCGGCGATCACGAAGTTCCTGCGCCTGCTCAGCGCGGAGCCGGACATCGCGAAGGTGCCGATCGTCGTCGACTCGTCGAAGTGGAGCGTGATCGAGGCGGGCCTCAAGAACCTGCAGGGCAAGTGCGTCGTGAACTCCATCTCGCTGAAGGAAGGCGAGGCGGAGTTCGTGCGGCAGGCGACGCTCGTCCGCCGTTACGGCGCCGCGGTCATCGTCATGGCGTTCGACGAGCAGGGGCAGGCGGACAGCACGCAGCGCAAGGTCGACATCTGCGCGCGCGCGTATCGCATCCTCACCGAGCGCGTCGGCTTCCCGCCCGAGGACATCATCTTCGACCCGAACATCTTCGCCATCGCGACGGGCATCGAGGAGCACGACCGCTACGCCGTCGAGTACATCGAGGCCGTGCGGCGCATCAAGGCCGAGCTGCCGCACGCGAAGATCTCCGGCGGCGTGTCGAACGTCAGCTTCTCGTTCCGCGGCAACGAAGCGGTGCGGCAGGCGATCCACGCGGTGTTCCTGTACCACGCCATCAGGGCCGGCATGGACATGGGCATCGTGAACGCCGGCGCGCTCCCGATCTACGACGACATCGAGCCCGGGCTGCGCGAGCGCGTGGAGGACGTCATCCTCGCGCGCCGCAAGGACGCCACCGAGCGGCTCCTCGAGATCGCCGAGCAGATCAAGGGGAGCGCCGGCGGCGCGACCGTGGAGACGACGCTCGCGTGGCGTCAGCTCCCCGTCGCCGAGCGGCTGTCGCACGCGCTCGTGCACGGCATCGACGCGTACGTCGTCGAGGACACCGAGGAGGCGCGGCAGCAGTACCCGCGTCCGCTCGAGGTCATCGAGGGGCCGCTCATGGCCGGCATGAACGTCGTCGGCGACCTGTTCGGGTCAGGGCGCATGTTCCTGCCGCAGGTCGTGAAGAGCGCGCGCGTCATGAAGAAGGCCGTCGCGCATCTCATCCCGTACATCGAGGCCGAGAAGGCGCGTGCGAGCGCCGAGAGCGGCGAGGCGCCGAAGGCCGCCGGCAAGGTGCTGCTCGCCACCGTGAAGGGCGACGTGCACGACATCGGCAAGAACATCGTCGGCGTCGTGCTGCAGTGCAACAACTTCGAGGTCATCGACCTCGGCGTCATGGTCCCCGCGTCGACCATCCTCGACACGGCGAAGAAGGAGGGCGTCGATCTCGTCGGCCTGTCCGGCCTCATCACCCCGTCGCTCGAGGAGATGGCGTTCGTCGCCGGGGAGATGGAGCGCCAGGGCTTCACGGTGCCGCTGCTCATCGGGGGCGCCACGACCTCGAAGGTGCACACCGCGGTGAAGATCGCGCCGAACTACGCGAGCCCCGTCGTGCACGTGCTCGATGCGTCGCGCGCCGTCGGTGTCGCGGGCAGCCTGTTGAGCGAGGGGCTGCACGACGAGTTCGTGTCGCATGTGCGCGACGAGTACGAGCAGGTGCGCGCCAACCGCGCGGGCCGCCGCGACGCCGAGCGGCTCGTGCCCATCGAGGTCGCGCGCCGCAACCCCGTGCCGATCGACTGGGCGGCGTACGAGCCGCCCGCGCCGACGTTCACCGGCGTGCGCACGTTCGACGACTACCCGCTCCCGGAGCTCGTCGAGCGCATCGACTGGACGCCGTTCTTCCAGACGTGGGAGCTCGCCGGTCACTACCCGGACATCCTGCAGGACCCGGTGGTCGGCGTCGCCGCGCGCGGCCTGTACGACGACGCGCGGCGCATGCTCGACCGCATCGTGACCGAGAAGCGTCTCACGGCGCGTGCCGTCGTCGGCTTCTGGCCGGCGAACGCCGTCGGCGACGACGTGGAGCTCTTCGCGGACGACGCGCGCACGCGATCGTTAGGCACGGTGCACTTCATCCGCCAGCAGCTCGCGAAGGGCGACGACCGCCCGAACTTCTGCCTCGCGGACTACGTGGCGCCGGCGTCGTCCGGCCGCGCGGACTGGATCGGCGGCTTCGCGGTCACCGCGGGCATCGGAGTCGACGAGCTCGTGGCCGAGTATCACGCCGCGCACGACGACTACTCGGCGATCCTCGCGAAGGCGCTCGCCGACCGGCTGGCCGAGGCGCTCGCCGAGCGGATGCACGAGCGCGTGCGCACGGAGCTCTGGGCCTACGCGCCCGACGAGGCGCTCGACAACGTGGCGCTGATCCGCGAGGAGTACCGGGGCATCCGTCCCGCGCCCGGCTACCCCGCGTGCCCCGACCACACCGAGAAGGGCCCGCTGTTCGCGCTGCTCGGCGCCACGGAGCGCGTCGGCATCACGCTCACCGAGAGCTTCGCGATGTATCCCACCGCGGCGGTGAGCGGCTACTACCTGTCGCACCCCGCGGCCCGCTACTTCGGCACCGGCAAGATCGGCCGCGATCAGGTCGAGGACTACGCCGCGCGCAAGGGCATCACCGTCGCCGAGGCCGAGCGGTGGCTGTCGCCGGTGCTCGCGTACACGCGGGAGCGCTGATCCGGCTCGGCGTTCGAACCGCGGAGGGCGCAGAGGGCCGCTGAGGGCCGCAGAGGACTGCCTCTTCGAACAGCAAAGCCCTGGGGATGAATGGATCCTCAGGATCCAACGATCCTTTCATCCCCAGGGCCTTGCTGTTGCTGTTCTCTGCGGCCCTCTGCGCCCTCTGCGGTCAATTGAAGAGACTGAGCACGCCCTTCTCGAGGATCGACAGCAGGAAGTACGCGACGATCGGCGACACGTCCATCATCCCGAGCGGCGGGATGATGCCGCGCAGCGGGCGTAGCAGCCACTCGGTGAGGCCGAACGACCAGCGCACCCACGGCGAGTGCGGCGCGATCTGGAACCACGACGACGCCACGCGCACGAGCAGCGCGAGCTGCAGCAGCCCGAACGTCCACGACACGAGCAGCGTCGCGAGCCCGCGCGGGCCCATCGTCGCCGCGACGGTCGCCATCGCGATCTGCTGGCGCACGAACCCGAGCACGCTGATGACGACGATGCCGCCGATGACCACCGCGGCGAGCGTCCACCACGGCGCGCTCGCGGGCCGGCCACCGGCGCGGATCACGCGCCGCTCCACCGGCGCGAACAGCGGGTCGATCGAGTCGCGCGTCAGCCGCGCGACGGAGCTGAACGGGCTGACGCGGCGCGTGCGCACCACGTAGGACAGCCCCGCGAGCGCGGCGACGAGCACCCCGCCGCCGAAGAGCAGGATGCGCAGCACGGCGATGAACGCGTCGAGCGCGCCGATGATGGTGGTCACTCGAACAAGCTCGCGTGACGCCACGCGACGCGGTAGTGGGCGCTTCCCCTCGCCCGCGCGACACGGCGAGATTACGCTGCGGCGTTCCTCGCGCCGACCATCTCACCGCGCCGACCGTGGCTGACTCGCTCTTCCGGCACAAGCCGTTCATCACGGACCGCAGGATCCGGTTCGCGCTCGTCGGCTGCGGCCGCATCTCGGCGAACCACCTGCAGGCCATCGCGCGCCACGCCGACCGCGCGGAGCTCGTCGCCGTCTGCGACGTGGACCCCGCGCGCGCCGATGCCGCCGCCGCGCAGAGCGGCGCGGCCGCGTTCTACTCGCTCGACGAGCTGCTCGCACGGAGCGACGCCGATGCGGTGATCCTCGCCACGCCGAGCGGGCTGCACCCCGCGCAGGCCATCCGCTGTGCGCGCGACGGGCGTCACGTCGTGACCGAGAAGCCGATGGCCACCCGATGGGAGGACGGCAAGGAGATGGTGCGCGTCTGCGACGCCGCGGGCGTGTTCCTGTTCGTCGTCAAGCAGAACCGCCGCAATCCCACGCTGCAGCTCGTGAAGCGCGCGATCGAGAAGAAGCGCTTCGGCCGCATCTACATGGTGAACGTCAACGTGTTCTGGTCGCGACCGCAGTCGTACTACGACAG
This DNA window, taken from Gemmatirosa kalamazoonensis, encodes the following:
- a CDS encoding YggT family protein gives rise to the protein MTTIIGALDAFIAVLRILLFGGGVLVAALAGLSYVVRTRRVSPFSSVARLTRDSIDPLFAPVERRVIRAGGRPASAPWWTLAAVVIGGIVVISVLGFVRQQIAMATVAATMGPRGLATLLVSWTFGLLQLALLVRVASSWFQIAPHSPWVRWSFGLTEWLLRPLRGIIPPLGMMDVSPIVAYFLLSILEKGVLSLFN
- a CDS encoding polysaccharide deacetylase family protein, translated to MLVEDTLDALRRGGYRLVSLSTLLDAVERGDRVGGWVAFTVDDGYADFAEVALPLFARYEAPCTVFVTSGAVDRACWFWWDQVEYLFERTRAARVAVATKEGPLNAQWADAHEREAVVAAVCARLKSLSTEERLSVTARLAAELGVALPETAPAMYASMTWEQVRACERAGVTIGGHTVTHPVLARCDDTQAEREIRDSLQRLREQCAGPIDMFAYPNGQPADYGAREMKLLATAGIRASFATHPGYVTADYLRSDDSAARWRVPRFPEQYSVPGMVRVVTGFGAMQISAPA
- the metH gene encoding methionine synthase; the encoded protein is MTTAIAPPSPLTRAERLARLEPLLARRILVLDGAMGTMIQRHRLQEADYRGIGGPAGDRFADWPVDLKGNNDLLVVTRPDVIAGIHREYLDAGADILETNTFNSTAVAMADYRMSHLAYELNVAGARLARSVADEFEAADPDRPRFVAGVLGPLNRTASISPDVNDPSFRSIDFDDLVAAYTEATNGLLDGGADLLLVETIFDTLNAKGALFAIEQVFAARGERVPVMISGTITDQSGRTLTGQTAEAFWYSMMHARPFSIGFNCALGAKDLRRHVQDVARLAPCWVSAHPNAGLPNEFGGYDESPEAMASVLREFAESGLVNIVGGCCGTTPDHIRAIAEALRDLKPRARPEIEPRLRLSGLEPVVVGPDTNFVNIGERTNVTGSRQFAKLILAGNYDQALVVARQQVENGAQLLDVNMDEGMLDAEAAITKFLRLLSAEPDIAKVPIVVDSSKWSVIEAGLKNLQGKCVVNSISLKEGEAEFVRQATLVRRYGAAVIVMAFDEQGQADSTQRKVDICARAYRILTERVGFPPEDIIFDPNIFAIATGIEEHDRYAVEYIEAVRRIKAELPHAKISGGVSNVSFSFRGNEAVRQAIHAVFLYHAIRAGMDMGIVNAGALPIYDDIEPGLRERVEDVILARRKDATERLLEIAEQIKGSAGGATVETTLAWRQLPVAERLSHALVHGIDAYVVEDTEEARQQYPRPLEVIEGPLMAGMNVVGDLFGSGRMFLPQVVKSARVMKKAVAHLIPYIEAEKARASAESGEAPKAAGKVLLATVKGDVHDIGKNIVGVVLQCNNFEVIDLGVMVPASTILDTAKKEGVDLVGLSGLITPSLEEMAFVAGEMERQGFTVPLLIGGATTSKVHTAVKIAPNYASPVVHVLDASRAVGVAGSLLSEGLHDEFVSHVRDEYEQVRANRAGRRDAERLVPIEVARRNPVPIDWAAYEPPAPTFTGVRTFDDYPLPELVERIDWTPFFQTWELAGHYPDILQDPVVGVAARGLYDDARRMLDRIVTEKRLTARAVVGFWPANAVGDDVELFADDARTRSLGTVHFIRQQLAKGDDRPNFCLADYVAPASSGRADWIGGFAVTAGIGVDELVAEYHAAHDDYSAILAKALADRLAEALAERMHERVRTELWAYAPDEALDNVALIREEYRGIRPAPGYPACPDHTEKGPLFALLGATERVGITLTESFAMYPTAAVSGYYLSHPAARYFGTGKIGRDQVEDYAARKGITVAEAERWLSPVLAYTRER
- a CDS encoding ArsR/SmtB family transcription factor; its protein translation is MLAALRAAGERTRLRLLALLGRGELTVGELAAVLGQSQPRVSRHLKLLCDAGILDRYPEGTSVFYRLADRGDPAAIARAALEKLADDDPVLVADRARLDAVRRTRAAAADAYFRAAAADWDRTRSLYADEREVERVMLDVLGPGPLGEVLDVGTGTGRILELLAPSARRAVGVDLSTAMLGVARATVDAASRPNVQVRHADMYHLPFAPRAFDLVVFHQVLHYADDPASAVAEAARVLRPGGRVLVVDFAPHDLEFLRAEHAHRRLGFSDREVASWFRAVGLGCAEPRVVPGQPLDVVVWVAARTPGAVRPLDVSRGDAPDAENASLVSSAFSASPRESASPK
- a CDS encoding bifunctional homocysteine S-methyltransferase/methylenetetrahydrofolate reductase — translated: MGTELYARGIFINQCYDELCLRAPDLVRDVHHTYAAAGAEVLETNSFGANRAKLVAYGLETQVEAINRRAAELAREAADAARPVSGRRQHPVLVAGAVGPLGVRIEPYGPTSRDEAREMFREQLAALRAGGCDVFLFETFVDLLELEQAIAAARDVDATVPVIAHVTVGTDLRTPYGASPEDAARALDHWGADIVGLNCSVGPQAILEGIERMAGVTRRKLSAMPNAGMPREVGGRRIYMASAEYFATYARHLVQAGAKVVGGCCGTTPDHIKAMCSALRVERAMVHVESGLGTRDSGLVNDNRVPSPESRVPRAKEPVPFADRSRFSGKIARGEFVTSVEIVPPRGVDTAKLLRDAATLHAAGVDAINVPDGPRAQSRMGAIATSLLLEQQVGIESVTHYACRDRNLLGMLSDLLGASALGLRNLLLITGDPPKMGPYPDATAVFDIDAIGLTNLVRNLNRGLDPGMNEIGAPTRFAIGVGVNPAAIDPAHERQRFAWKVEAGAEYAITQPVFDAAQLERFLRTIEDVRIPVIAGIWPLVSARNAEFLANEVPGVTVPDAVLKRMRAANERSKEHAVAEGIAIAREMLEAVRPEVQGVQVSAPFGKVELALDVFEDVTAPRAAGADVAASY